One window of the Cryptomeria japonica chromosome 7, Sugi_1.0, whole genome shotgun sequence genome contains the following:
- the LOC131068916 gene encoding delta-selinene-like synthase, chloroplastic, translated as MKIILRKRMLNLLRVSGLAFPGEIVMEEAKAFSAVYLKNLLENSGDTYKRSFLKEVEYALIYEWSRTFIRWEASNFIQIYELDKQRLTDNRILELAKLDFNILQFRYKLEMKELSSWWENSGISKLVATRERTMEYLLCVVFATDKLELSRSRIAMTKITCIVTLLDDIFDDYATLEQLKCIINAISQGWDVSIIKDIPNNLKICIEFVFKTIHELTSDATKKQGRDMMPFLTKAWADYIEAFFEEARWKTTGYFPTYNEYTMFAEKCVSLGPILDERLHGKIASAISCYMGDNRHCSEKRQ; from the exons ATGAAAATAATATTAAGGAAGAGGATGCTCAATCTTTTAAGAGTTTCCGGTTTAGCATTTCCTGGAGAAATTGTTATGGAAGAGGCCAAAGCCTTTAGCGCTGTATATCTAAAAAACTTATTAGAAAATTCTGGAGATACATATAAGAGAAGTTTTTTGAAAGAG GTGGAGTATGCTCTCATATATGAATGGTCGCGTACCTTTATTAGATGGGAGgcatcaaatttcatacaaatatATGAGTTAGACAAGCAAAG GTTGACAGACAACAGAATTTTAGAGCTGGCAAAATTGGATTTTAACATACTGCAATTTCGGTACAAGTTAGAGATGAAAGAACTCTCAAG TTGGTGGGAGAATTCAGGCATCTCCAAGCTAGTTGCAACAAGAGAGCGAacaatggaatatctactttgcgTAGTTTTTGCAACAGATAAATTGGAGCTTTCTAGAAGTAGAATTGCTATGACAAAAATCACATGTATTGTCACACTCTTGGAtgacatttttgatgattatgcaaCACTTGAGCAACTCAAATGTATTATAAATGCCATTTCTCAAGGTTGGGATGTTTCTATTATTAAAGACATTCCAAACAACCTCAAGATATGCATTGAATTTGTTTTCAAAACAATTCATGAATTAACAAGTGATGCTACTAAAAAGCAAGGACGTGACATGATGCCTTTTCTTACAAAAGCA TGGGCAGATTATATAGAAGCTTTCTTTGAGGAAGCACGATGGAAAACAACTGGATATTTTCCCACCTATAATGAGTACACAATGTTTGCTGAAAAATGTGTATCACTTGGACCAATATTG GATGAGAGGCTCCATGGGAAAATTGCTTCAGCTATTTCTTGTTATATGGGTGATAATCGACATTGTTCAGAAAAGAGGCAATAA